The DNA segment TAACAGTACAATATTTGAACGACAAATTGACCAAGTTAACTAAGAAAATTGATTTCTATTATCTGGATAAAATTGGATATTTGAAACAATGCAAGTGCTTCCTGAGCGGCAAACCATTTCGGTTATGTAATAAAATCACCGAGATAAAACTAACACATACTGGAGCAATGACAATGAATTACACAAGGTGAAACAAAAGCGAAAAGTTCTCACATCAAGAGTCAGTCTATTATTTAAATCCTTACAGAAAGTTTGGTAATTATCCAATTTCACATAGTTTCAGCATGGACGAACCACAGATGCTTGACAATGAATGTAAGGGACATGTGTCCAAATCCCAACCAAAATGAAATAAATACAGGATATGCTCAAAgcacatcatttttatttttcttagctTTCTTATTAATATGGTAATGAGTCTAATGACAATATATCTACTCCAGTATTTTGGATTTGGATGGATCAAAATCTTTTATAATACTCACAAGGGATAAACAGACTGAATCTGCACATCTGCTGGAAAAAGTTTCAACTCTTCCGAGAATATTTGAGCTTGTCTTTCTGCAATTGAATCTACCAACTGCACATCTTTTGCTAATTGCTCATCGACACTGCCAAAAAGAAAGTACATTCGGGTTTAGAATTTAGAATATATAGGTAATATCAAATAGTATTTGCATGCTATGTTTTATATTGCTTGAAGAGCTAGAATACATTATTTGCACCAATGTAAAGAATAAGGCTTTTGAATATCATCATAAAATCCTGACCTCCATTCTGGATTATCAGCATATTGGCTTGCTTCAACAAGATCTACGATTAAATGGAGCAATTCAACACGTTCCTCATAGCTACCTTTTCCCTGAAACCAGAAAAAATCAACAACTCAAGTATGACTAAAATTAGTCTTTGATTAGAAACCTGAAAGAGCAACTAAAATCACCCAAGTTAAAACCACCTCCTTCAGATATCTTTTTGATCTAGTTTTCTGGCAAAACCACAACAGAAGTCTTCTTCCTAGTTGActgtcaatcacacaagaaaattgTTTGGAGCCAAATGCCATTTTATCATAGTTCGTGGTATCGGAAAATTCCCCATATAGTATGCACCCAATCCATATTCATATCATCAAAGGTTGATCCAGTTTCAATAGATTTCTCATACAAATCAGTAGAAAATGCCAGAATTGATAGAACGTGCTAGGAGTTGGCCAATTACGGTCAAATTCTAACTGATCAGACAATcttgaaaggaggaggaggaggagggaaaacAAAAAAAGAGTTTGGCAGCTGCAATAGGTGGCAATTATAGTAGGAGAGGGGGGAGAAGAGGGCAGCAGAGGAGgaaaaatgaatttttttttttttgaggtttgTAGTCTCTACCATCATCACTCGATGTAACTTCTCAAATTGCTGTCCACCCCAACTATTAATGTTTGTCATACATTGCTAATGAGAGTAAAGGGGAGAACAGGGTAATTCTTACCTTTCAAGGAAATAAAAAATGCTATCACAAAGGATGGATATTCCATCATATTCGAGACCAATGAGCACTTTCATTAGATACCGTTTTATCTTATATGGCTTTGCACTACCAACACTTACCTGTACAATAACTAGAAAAACATCATGATCACAGTGGGCCTTGTCTCTATCCTCCAAGTTAAAAGCAGACAAGTCTTGTAATATTTTGTATGACATGTAATTGCTATCTGCCATAATAATATCTTTATAtaatatgattaatttttttaataattacatCATTGTTATATTTAACTAAATTATATCCATCATCTTTCACATTGTTGTCTCTTGTAcaatcattgatcttttatgtttcagttctgtatcttttTTCAACAAGTTTGATAATATATGTACTACAAAAGTAAAAGAACATCTCAACATCCAACTGATATAAGAAACTTCTACCTCATAATGGTGATAAGACCTGATCCTCATCCAGCATATAATCTGAAGTCACTTTCAGGAATATACCATGGTTCACACAGAATGACACAATTCCCTCACAAGGAGAACCATCTTAGAAAGATTAAAAGGTTTTCAGAGATCCCCTTGAAAGgaatacaaattttgcatgttaaaACTGTATTTACTGAACATAAAAATaatcttgaaagttgaaacaagtCTAGTATACTCTATTTGTTCACCATTGTCAGTTTGGGGAAAAACTATCACTTGAGAAGCATTCATTGTGAAACATCAATAAACTTGTCATCACAAAAGGTGTAGTATAATACTAGTGCAGCTATTGTCATACAAAAGCTCTGCCAGCACAAGATATCAGACTTCTATTTACATAGAAAACAAAAAGAGGaacataaaaatgataaaaatacttAATGGTACATTTCAGTCTCATGCAGCTAATGTTATGCAAAAGGACTTTAAATTTTAAACAATCAAATCACTCACTTGGATTGCTTCAGTGTCAACTGAAGATGTAATGCCCAAGAAGCTTGCTATCTCAGCCAAGTCTGAAAATAGTGAAAACATTTtcttattaaaatgaatctttaACAGAATAAATTGCATGATCATGCATGTGCAAAGAATAGACATAAAAGACATTTAGACAACCACATTATCTGCAATTGAAAAATAATGTGTCCCATGTAATAGTATTATCATATGAAAATATCATATTTGTCAGCAAAAGCACTGGCAGGATAGCACAAGAGTTAAACTTAAGCCTACTATAACCTTTAAGCTGTAAAGCAGTCAACGTATTGTAAGAATATTGTTTCTGTACACACTCCAGTGCCTATCTTTGTCATCAACTACCTCATTGTGCTGAAGCTGCTAAACAATCCTTACATGCTTTCATCTCTAGCCTAAAGCAGCGTTGCATGGATATGGACACAAGAAActgaaacaaatatttttcagatcCAAGAAAGTATTCTGTAAAAATTCGTTTTCAAAATTGGTGCAAATTTGAAGTAATGCTTTTCACGGCCATACATGGCCAAGCGACACTATTGCACATGGTTAAGAGCAAGCAGTCTAGGAATGAATGGGGGAATTTGAAGTCGTTAAAAATAATAAGTCATCATCTCGTAATAGAATAGTAATACTCACGTTGAATTCGAGTATTTTCCTCATCCCGATCCATGCTATCTCCTTGCCAGTTCTGTTGAGTGAACGGCGACCTatcacctaaaagcctaccaggaAACAAAGCCTCGGATTTAATGGCGTCAATGTAACTAGGGTTCAAGAAAAAAGAAActtgaaggaaaaaagagatattttGGGACAAAGAAGTAAGAAAGAAGCAAGATATCTAACCGAAACAATGGAAgttacatcaagatcaataacatTTTACACTTTAGGTCACAATTACAAGTCAGTATCGTAAGAAGAGCAATTTCTAAAAACCAATCTTCATTTCGAAACCTCGAACCAATGTCCAAGAGACGAGGAAGAAAATCAAGAACGAATTATGCCAAGATCCATCAATATTTGAGCTTTAATCCTCCAAGACTTGTAAGATCAAAAAAGAACACGGATCAAAGTCTGGATTCagattcaagaagcaaaagtagtgAACTAATCTttcacaaaaagaaagaaaagaaagagtttTGGAAATGGGGTGGTGGAACCGAAGAGGAAGGCGAGCGAAAGAAGGTACGTTGGATACCTGAAGAAGAGCCATTCGAGGAGGGCGTATCGCTCGACCCCGGCGAAGAGGAGGGATTGAGCGGGGGCGTTGGATCGAGGGTAATTGAGCATCTCCAGCTTCCTCTGGATCACCTCCATCTGCCTCGACGCCATCTGTCTTCTAACACCAACAAAACGTCGATGACGGAGAACAACAACAGCCTCTCAGCCGCGACTGCGGTCTTCAGGTAAGTCGGGGGgcgaggcgagagagagagagagagagagcaatcaaCCTCGTTTATTGGTGAGATACAGTTGACCTTGCACGAATCCTAAAGCTGCAATCAAATCACTGCACGACTTTTGAATAAGCTCACTCGGGCACGCAGTACAGCAGATTGAGGATTGCGGTAACAGGTTTCCTGCCGTGGAGGGTATTACCGTTCTCTTGCTGTGGCTGATCATTCTGATTCCTATTTTTCTGGTGCCATTGCATATCACCAATTCAAGTATTCAGAATTTGCTGCTTGAGTTCGTCAAGCAGCTTCCATTTCAATCATGATGCACAAAAATTGCCTGTTCATGTGGCTTCCTTGTTTCAAGCATGAAACCATTAGTCTGCTACTGATTCTACCTCAAGGACAACTGAAATTACACGTAGCATCTGA comes from the Musa acuminata AAA Group cultivar baxijiao chromosome BXJ2-8, Cavendish_Baxijiao_AAA, whole genome shotgun sequence genome and includes:
- the LOC135618869 gene encoding AUGMIN subunit 7-like, which codes for MASRQMEVIQRKLEMLNYPRSNAPAQSLLFAGVERYALLEWLFFRLLGDRSPFTQQNWQGDSMDRDEENTRIQHLAEIASFLGITSSVDTEAIQGKGSYEERVELLHLIVDLVEASQYADNPEWSVDEQLAKDVQLVDSIAERQAQIFSEELKLFPADVQIQSVYPLPDISELELKLSEHSKKLSNLQQMVQELASKYDYNPNEDYTEVELKLRSHLESFLETVKYFNLIYTKEIRPWTHMMEVPQLHGFGPAANRLLEAYNTLLKFLGNLRSVRDSYAAMSVGSLSTTTDEPSSITKIILDCESALTFLNRSLSILSTSVAREQGKTP